One Pectobacterium colocasium DNA segment encodes these proteins:
- a CDS encoding L-rhamnose isomerase, producing MSTPIETAWQLAKARYASLNIDVEAALEQLDQIPVSMHCWQGDDVAGFENTGGPLTGGIQATGNYPGKASTPDELRADLEQAFALIPGPKRLNLHAIYLESAQPVARNKIAPEHFRTWVEWAKRHQLGLDFNPTCFSHPLSADGFTLSHPDEKVRRFWIEHCQASRRISAYFGRELGTPSVMNIWVPDGMKDLTIDRLAFRQRLLSALDEIIAEPLDPAHHIDAVESKLFGIGAESFTVGSNEFYLGYAASRGTALCLDAGHFHPTEVISDKISSAILYVPRLLLHVSRPVRWDSDHVVLLDDETQAIAHEIVRHKLLNRVHIGLDFFDASINRIAAWVIGTRNMKKALLRALLEPTETLRTLEQNGDYTARLALLEEQKSLPWQAVWEHYCQRHDVLPGSEWLQQVRQYEETILTQRQG from the coding sequence ATGAGCACACCGATTGAAACCGCCTGGCAGTTGGCAAAAGCGCGTTATGCCAGCCTGAATATTGACGTAGAGGCCGCGCTGGAACAGCTCGATCAGATTCCGGTATCAATGCACTGCTGGCAAGGTGACGATGTGGCCGGATTCGAAAACACCGGTGGGCCGCTGACCGGTGGCATTCAGGCCACCGGCAACTACCCCGGCAAAGCGAGCACGCCAGATGAACTGCGTGCCGATCTGGAACAGGCCTTTGCGCTGATCCCTGGCCCCAAACGGCTGAACCTGCACGCCATCTATCTGGAATCCGCACAGCCCGTCGCCCGTAACAAGATTGCCCCCGAGCATTTCCGCACCTGGGTTGAGTGGGCTAAACGCCACCAGCTCGGGCTGGATTTTAACCCGACCTGCTTTTCGCATCCGCTGAGCGCAGACGGTTTTACCCTGTCGCACCCGGACGAAAAAGTACGTCGCTTCTGGATTGAACACTGTCAGGCCAGCCGCCGGATTTCTGCCTACTTCGGTCGCGAACTCGGTACGCCGTCAGTCATGAACATCTGGGTGCCGGACGGCATGAAAGATTTAACCATCGATCGTCTGGCGTTCCGCCAACGGCTACTCAGCGCACTGGATGAGATCATCGCTGAGCCGCTCGATCCGGCACACCATATCGACGCGGTGGAAAGTAAGCTGTTCGGAATCGGCGCAGAAAGCTTTACCGTCGGCTCCAATGAATTCTACCTCGGCTACGCGGCCAGTCGCGGCACCGCGCTCTGCCTGGATGCCGGACACTTCCACCCCACCGAAGTGATTTCCGACAAGATCTCCAGCGCCATTCTCTACGTCCCCCGCCTGCTGCTGCACGTCAGCCGCCCGGTACGCTGGGACAGCGATCATGTGGTGCTGCTGGACGACGAAACGCAGGCCATCGCCCACGAAATCGTGCGCCATAAGCTGCTTAACCGCGTGCATATCGGGCTCGATTTCTTTGATGCCTCAATCAACCGCATCGCCGCCTGGGTCATCGGCACCCGCAATATGAAGAAAGCCCTGCTGCGCGCGCTGCTGGAACCGACAGAAACGCTGCGCACACTGGAACAAAACGGCGATTACACCGCGCGTCTGGCGCTGCTGGAAGAGCAGAAATCACTGCCGTGGCAGGCCGTGTGGGAACACTACTGCCAGCGTCATGACGTACTTCCGGGCAGCGAATGGCTGCAACAGGTGCGTCAGTATGAAGAAACCATCCTCACTCAACGTCAAGGGTAA
- a CDS encoding fibronectin type III domain-containing protein → MMIPARLRKALLLTLALASAATFNAVSAIANSASAASVEATGLVDSITFGDTASESGHGLNGENSQILSGALGESARKLLPFQQTGIYGGSLTFTMQVDPLRRNYVSVKLWGEDDGNINTGRLYLYMIKDGVEYQIGYRHEGDYAPLSVAHWHKPLPGRFFYSTTLLPYAMTRGSTSVTLKIVSTGRLYPFGSGGPESTSPYQYAMNQPSRGIYRAYTHVDPFLNVAGEKQGSEPAVTTRPSPGDDILGTNGRFRTAVNNRIKALLNKSATTDALSGGDLRYLARAWSVPELAGYKNSAVVEKVIATLDAYATQYYADPNLATKNWGGNYGDLGQAIYYLNDAFTSAQLNAAVNYGSVGNKSRRLAWADMLFASREFGRQKDRRTLTNQSLIASTNIYFANKGMLTLGDSRAFAENIAQRYIKEAAGMLPWTGNDLNGPEEGGQKPYGSHYYQVTNKGQTREWGYLGAGYGEVQSYLAEYYRVTGNEDFRKQMIKMANARAPFRRPAIEISNGANYRSVEAIGLLAWRGAHESDGNFAGYLAYVDTLNTNERAKGLRVAAASKDATLIGYAKQMLEDNQFFANLDGAESAFEALDVFADYQTIKAASNSGARLPMSEGQPDFAWADEENAIVAVKKGNERLWLTTYWQAKAGTGINGLARFHFSTPGYDQYGVLETTPIFRSTASYTRPNRIDMPEKTPYTPPNPPTNAYAGEILPLGIKPEEASNDEPFRGKADFYAARFGHYLIGINASADNRYALKTPVGFKGAEDLVSQRTLSGNVTVDPRSTVVLYLNDTRDAKAVPSTPLHLGSQNTNGVNALFWTPSSGSQNYKVMRSTSENGTYKAIATVTDNSYSDRSGGASGRYYYRIVATNSNGESTPSMSAHP, encoded by the coding sequence ATGATGATACCCGCACGACTAAGGAAAGCCTTATTACTCACCCTGGCTTTGGCCTCCGCGGCCACCTTCAACGCAGTGAGCGCCATAGCAAACTCAGCTTCAGCAGCGAGTGTAGAGGCGACGGGCCTCGTTGATAGCATTACCTTTGGTGATACGGCGTCAGAAAGCGGTCACGGCCTCAATGGAGAAAACAGCCAAATCCTCTCAGGCGCACTGGGCGAATCAGCCCGTAAATTACTCCCTTTCCAGCAAACAGGTATCTACGGCGGCAGCCTGACATTTACCATGCAGGTCGATCCACTGCGTCGCAATTATGTTTCTGTCAAACTGTGGGGGGAAGACGACGGCAACATTAATACGGGCCGTCTCTACCTTTATATGATCAAAGACGGTGTCGAATATCAAATAGGCTATCGTCATGAAGGCGACTATGCACCGCTCAGCGTCGCTCACTGGCATAAGCCGCTACCGGGGCGTTTTTTCTACTCTACGACGCTACTGCCTTATGCTATGACCAGAGGCAGCACGTCCGTCACGCTGAAAATCGTCTCCACTGGACGGCTCTATCCCTTCGGTTCCGGCGGGCCTGAATCTACCAGCCCTTATCAGTATGCGATGAACCAGCCAAGCCGAGGTATTTATCGCGCCTACACGCATGTTGACCCCTTCCTTAACGTCGCGGGAGAAAAACAGGGTAGCGAGCCAGCCGTAACGACACGCCCTTCACCAGGCGATGACATTCTCGGCACAAATGGTCGGTTTCGTACTGCGGTGAATAACCGGATTAAGGCGCTTCTCAATAAATCAGCAACTACCGATGCATTATCTGGGGGAGATTTACGCTATCTGGCGCGCGCCTGGTCTGTTCCCGAACTCGCGGGTTATAAAAATTCGGCTGTCGTTGAAAAAGTCATCGCAACACTTGATGCCTACGCGACGCAGTATTATGCCGACCCCAATCTGGCGACAAAAAACTGGGGCGGTAATTACGGCGATTTAGGACAGGCGATCTACTACCTTAACGATGCTTTCACATCTGCGCAGCTTAATGCTGCCGTCAACTACGGCAGTGTGGGTAATAAATCGCGCCGTCTCGCCTGGGCAGACATGCTGTTCGCCAGCCGTGAATTTGGCCGCCAGAAAGATCGCAGAACCTTGACGAACCAATCACTGATCGCCAGCACCAATATTTATTTCGCGAATAAAGGGATGCTGACATTAGGCGATTCACGCGCCTTTGCAGAGAACATTGCGCAGCGTTATATCAAAGAAGCTGCAGGCATGTTGCCCTGGACAGGGAATGATCTTAACGGACCGGAAGAAGGCGGACAAAAACCATACGGAAGCCATTATTATCAGGTGACCAACAAAGGTCAGACGCGCGAATGGGGCTATCTCGGTGCAGGCTATGGTGAAGTTCAATCGTACCTTGCCGAGTATTATCGCGTGACAGGCAATGAAGATTTTCGTAAACAGATGATCAAAATGGCTAATGCGCGTGCGCCTTTCCGTCGCCCAGCGATTGAAATAAGTAACGGCGCCAATTACCGTTCGGTGGAAGCCATCGGCCTGCTAGCCTGGCGCGGCGCACACGAGAGTGACGGTAATTTCGCGGGCTATCTCGCTTACGTCGATACCCTCAATACCAATGAACGCGCCAAAGGACTGCGCGTTGCTGCTGCCAGCAAAGATGCAACACTGATTGGGTATGCTAAACAGATGCTGGAGGACAATCAGTTCTTTGCCAACCTAGACGGCGCAGAGTCTGCCTTTGAAGCGCTGGATGTTTTTGCCGATTATCAGACGATCAAAGCCGCAAGCAACAGTGGTGCGCGTCTGCCAATGAGCGAAGGCCAGCCGGATTTTGCCTGGGCGGACGAAGAGAACGCCATCGTAGCCGTCAAAAAAGGTAATGAGCGCCTGTGGCTGACGACATATTGGCAGGCCAAAGCAGGAACCGGCATCAACGGGCTGGCGCGTTTCCATTTCAGCACTCCGGGCTATGATCAGTATGGTGTACTGGAAACCACCCCGATCTTTCGTTCAACGGCGAGCTATACACGCCCTAACCGCATCGACATGCCGGAGAAAACACCCTATACGCCTCCCAATCCGCCGACTAACGCCTATGCTGGTGAAATCCTGCCGCTCGGCATTAAACCTGAAGAGGCATCCAACGATGAACCTTTCCGAGGCAAGGCCGATTTCTATGCCGCACGTTTCGGCCACTATCTCATTGGTATTAATGCCAGCGCCGACAACCGCTACGCCCTGAAAACACCAGTCGGCTTTAAGGGCGCGGAAGATCTGGTATCACAGCGAACGCTGTCCGGTAACGTGACCGTCGATCCACGCTCTACCGTTGTGCTCTACCTGAATGACACCCGTGATGCCAAGGCCGTACCCAGCACGCCACTGCATCTGGGGTCACAGAATACCAACGGTGTAAACGCATTATTCTGGACACCATCATCAGGCAGCCAGAACTATAAAGTGATGCGATCCACCAGCGAGAACGGGACTTATAAGGCAATTGCCACCGTCACGGATAACAGCTATAGCGATCGCTCTGGCGGCGCGTCTGGTCGTTACTATTACCGGATCGTGGCCACCAACAGCAATGGAGAAAGTACTCCTTCAATGTCAGCTCACCCCTGA
- the rhaB gene encoding rhamnulokinase has product MAVKNIVAVDLGASSGRVMLATLHTATQHLTLKEIHRFSNTLVFQDNHHQWDLAALERDILMGLHQIDAMGIAPDSIGIDSWGVDYVLLDKDGQRVDLPYSYRDHRTDGVMATVTAELGREAIYQRTGIQFLPFNTLYQLKTLCNAPSENLNQVAHLLMIPDYFHYRLTGNLVCEYTNASTTQLLNLERKTWDGTLLDYLGVPRRWLSDPVQPGHVVGNWVAPSGRQIPVTAVATHDTASAVVGAPLQSRDSAYLSSGTWSLMGIESDTPFNSPQALAANITNEGGVNGTYRVLKNIMGLWLLQRVCQECDIKDLGALIQSAAALPAFDSLINPNDECFINPPSMHQAIRDYCREHGQPVPQSDAELARCIFDSLALLYRQVVLELGELRHAPIRQLHIVGGGSQNAFLNQLCADVCQIPVLAGPVEASTLGNIGCQLMALGAVADLAAFRHMLTHNFPLHRYNPRAESDFAGHWRRFQALSQPETAPKGKKETTQ; this is encoded by the coding sequence ATGGCGGTGAAGAATATCGTGGCGGTGGATTTAGGGGCATCCAGTGGTCGGGTCATGCTGGCAACCTTGCATACCGCAACGCAGCATCTGACGCTGAAAGAAATTCACCGTTTCAGCAATACGCTGGTGTTTCAGGACAACCACCACCAGTGGGATCTCGCCGCACTGGAACGCGATATCCTCATGGGATTACACCAAATCGATGCTATGGGTATCGCGCCTGATAGCATTGGAATCGACAGTTGGGGCGTGGACTATGTGCTACTCGATAAGGACGGGCAACGTGTTGACCTCCCCTATTCCTATCGCGACCACCGCACCGACGGCGTGATGGCTACCGTCACTGCCGAGCTGGGGCGTGAGGCGATCTATCAGCGTACCGGCATTCAATTCCTGCCGTTTAATACGCTGTACCAGCTTAAAACCCTGTGCAATGCGCCGTCTGAGAATCTGAATCAGGTGGCACACCTGTTGATGATCCCCGACTATTTTCATTATCGCCTCACGGGGAATCTGGTCTGCGAATACACCAACGCCAGTACAACCCAACTGCTTAATCTGGAAAGGAAAACCTGGGACGGCACGCTGCTGGATTATCTGGGCGTACCACGCCGCTGGTTGAGCGACCCCGTGCAGCCGGGACACGTCGTAGGAAATTGGGTAGCACCGAGCGGACGACAGATTCCCGTCACCGCCGTCGCCACGCATGATACCGCCAGCGCGGTGGTCGGCGCGCCGTTGCAAAGCCGCGACAGCGCTTATCTCAGCTCCGGCACCTGGTCGCTGATGGGCATTGAGAGCGACACACCGTTTAACAGTCCACAGGCGCTGGCCGCCAATATCACCAACGAAGGCGGCGTGAATGGCACCTATCGGGTGCTGAAAAACATCATGGGCCTGTGGCTGTTACAGCGGGTCTGCCAGGAATGTGACATCAAGGATTTAGGCGCGCTGATTCAGTCCGCCGCCGCTCTGCCTGCCTTCGACAGCCTGATTAACCCGAATGACGAGTGCTTTATCAATCCGCCGTCTATGCATCAGGCAATCCGCGACTATTGCCGTGAGCACGGCCAGCCCGTCCCCCAAAGCGATGCCGAGCTGGCACGCTGTATCTTCGACAGCCTCGCGCTGCTCTACCGCCAGGTGGTGCTGGAACTGGGCGAACTGCGGCACGCACCAATCCGCCAATTGCACATTGTCGGCGGCGGCAGCCAGAACGCTTTCCTGAACCAACTGTGCGCCGATGTGTGCCAGATTCCGGTTCTGGCCGGGCCGGTCGAAGCCTCGACGCTTGGCAATATCGGCTGCCAACTGATGGCGCTGGGCGCCGTCGCTGACCTTGCCGCTTTCCGGCACATGCTGACTCATAACTTCCCTCTGCATCGCTATAACCCGCGTGCGGAGAGTGATTTTGCCGGGCACTGGCGTCGTTTTCAGGCGCTCAGCCAGCCAGAAACCGCCCCAAAGGGCAAAAAGGAGACCACGCAATGA
- the rhaM gene encoding L-rhamnose mutarotase, with amino-acid sequence MLRKAFVMSVFPDCHDEYQHRHNPIWPELAEVLKNHGAHHYSIFLDKQRNLLFGYVEVESEARWEAIAQTEVCQRWWKHMSDVMPSNPDNSPVRDALEPVFYLD; translated from the coding sequence ATGTTGCGTAAGGCTTTTGTGATGTCGGTTTTTCCTGACTGCCACGATGAATACCAACATCGCCACAACCCTATCTGGCCGGAACTGGCCGAAGTGCTGAAAAACCACGGCGCGCACCACTACAGTATTTTTCTGGATAAACAGCGCAATCTGCTGTTCGGCTATGTGGAAGTCGAATCCGAAGCACGCTGGGAAGCGATTGCACAAACGGAAGTCTGCCAGCGCTGGTGGAAGCACATGAGCGACGTCATGCCCTCCAATCCCGATAACAGCCCGGTCAGAGATGCGCTGGAACCGGTGTTCTATCTGGACTAA
- a CDS encoding methyl-accepting chemotaxis protein translates to MKFSQLTVFSKLLLGFSVLVAMMLLLGVVSLLQLSVNNSRIVELSSNSLPGVRYSLEMRGTLSETRLQQIQYIDSKTPEEREGHRKELLQNADAFLAALKNYQTVANSEDKKALIKVIGDNFSGFNSVNATLIDTVNRGDLAEASKISGASSSKYRSQLMKDLAKLVDMEVATAKDIVASADSTYRTSQYYVWGLLLLALLTTAVIATIISRNISRQLGGDPNYAQEIMTEIASGNLTTEIKLRQGDNSSLLASINYMNQQLMGIVHTIMSGSESISLASSEIAQGNSDLSQRTEEQAASLIQASANMQQLTHTVRQNADNAKEASQLAQQTSETASQGGLIVDDMLKRMHEISDSSQKIVDIIAVIEGIAFQTNILALNAAVEAARAGSEGKGFAVVAGEVRTLAQKSANAAKEIKTLIEGTVEKITDGSARADKASQAMSEIVLSVKKVTDIVAEISQASNEQHIGIKEISVAVEQMDRVTQQNAALVEESATAAHAMTEQGEQLRDAVRFFKVNQDAMLRIH, encoded by the coding sequence ATGAAATTCTCTCAACTCACAGTGTTCTCCAAGTTATTACTCGGGTTTTCCGTCCTGGTAGCCATGATGCTGCTATTAGGTGTGGTCTCACTACTCCAGCTTAGCGTTAATAACAGTCGTATTGTTGAATTAAGCAGCAACAGCCTGCCTGGCGTGCGATATAGTTTGGAAATGCGTGGCACATTGTCTGAAACGCGTTTGCAGCAAATACAGTATATCGACTCCAAAACCCCTGAAGAGCGCGAAGGCCATCGCAAAGAATTACTGCAAAACGCCGATGCCTTCCTGGCTGCACTGAAGAACTACCAAACCGTTGCGAATAGCGAGGATAAAAAAGCGCTGATTAAAGTGATTGGCGATAATTTCTCCGGTTTTAACTCGGTCAACGCCACGCTAATTGATACCGTGAACCGGGGCGATCTGGCTGAAGCGAGTAAAATCAGCGGCGCAAGCTCCTCTAAGTATCGTAGTCAATTAATGAAAGATCTGGCCAAGCTGGTGGATATGGAAGTGGCGACGGCAAAAGATATCGTCGCCAGCGCCGATTCGACGTATAGGACGTCGCAATACTATGTTTGGGGATTGCTGCTGCTCGCTCTGCTGACGACCGCCGTTATCGCCACCATTATCTCACGCAATATTTCACGCCAGCTCGGCGGCGACCCGAATTACGCACAAGAAATCATGACCGAGATTGCCTCCGGTAATCTCACAACGGAAATCAAACTGCGCCAAGGGGATAACAGCAGCCTGCTGGCTTCCATCAACTACATGAACCAACAGTTGATGGGCATCGTGCATACCATCATGAGCGGCAGTGAATCCATCTCGCTGGCATCCAGCGAGATTGCTCAGGGTAACAGTGACCTGTCGCAGCGTACCGAAGAGCAGGCAGCCTCGCTGATTCAGGCATCGGCGAATATGCAGCAGCTAACGCACACCGTGCGCCAGAATGCGGATAACGCCAAGGAAGCTAGCCAGTTGGCACAGCAAACCTCGGAAACCGCTTCTCAGGGTGGGCTTATCGTGGACGATATGCTCAAACGGATGCATGAGATCTCCGACAGTTCACAGAAGATCGTCGATATTATAGCCGTGATCGAAGGGATCGCTTTCCAGACCAATATCCTTGCCCTGAACGCCGCAGTGGAAGCCGCCAGAGCGGGCAGCGAAGGAAAAGGTTTTGCCGTCGTCGCGGGCGAAGTTCGGACACTGGCACAGAAGAGCGCCAACGCCGCCAAAGAGATCAAAACGTTGATCGAAGGCACCGTCGAGAAAATTACCGATGGCTCTGCGCGAGCAGACAAAGCCAGCCAGGCGATGTCGGAGATTGTGCTGTCAGTGAAAAAGGTCACCGATATCGTGGCGGAGATTTCTCAAGCCTCCAACGAGCAGCATATCGGCATTAAAGAGATTAGCGTGGCGGTAGAACAAATGGACCGCGTCACCCAGCAGAACGCAGCGCTGGTTGAAGAATCCGCCACGGCGGCGCACGCCATGACGGAACAGGGCGAACAACTGCGTGATGCGGTTCGTTTCTTTAAAGTGAATCAAGACGCTATGCTGAGAATTCATTAA
- the mgtA gene encoding magnesium-translocating P-type ATPase: MTDMITQTGYRRARKTPTATFAIAREAQNSLDQTLANLNTHLHGLSHDDVIERQQTYGENRVAHEKAPHALVQLAAAFNNPFIYVLTALAAISFFTDYWLPLRHNEETSLTGVIIILVMVSLSGLLRFWQEFRTNKAAEALKSMVRTTATVLRRPHASANAVMQEIPLQQLVPGDILLLSAGDMVPADVRLVESRDLFVSQAVLTGESLPIEKYDVFSDISAKGCQPTSCVGESDLLSLSNICLMGTNISSGTATAIVVATGSHTYFGSLAKSIVGTRSQTAFDRGVNSVSWLLIRFMVVMVPVVLLINGFTKGDWMDASLFALAVAVGLTPEMLPMIVSSNLAKGAIAMARRKVVVKRLNAIQNFGAMDVLCTDKTGTLTQDRIILEHHLNTQGQADESVLQLAWLNSAHQSGMKNLMDQAIMQFGRHNPAIAALGRYRKIDELPFDFIRRRLSIIVADEHNQQRLICKGAVEEMLSVATHVNENGQRYELDDERRNTLKTLAESYNQQGFRVLMIGTRELSPVGSTLPLSAEDERGLTLCGLLTFLDPPKESASAALRALHENGVTVKVLTGDNAIITSKICRDVGLEPGDVLEGNAIDALSDEQLGVLVEQRTIFARLTPLQKSRVLKALQGNDHTVGFLGDGINDAPALRDADIGISVDTGTDIAKESADIILLEKNLMVLEEGVIKGRETFGNIIKYLNMTASSNFGNVFSVLVASAFIPFLPMLAIHLLIQNLMYDISQLSLPWDKMDKEFLRKPRKWDAKNIGRFMLCIGPTSSIFDITTYALMWFVFAANSVEHQALFQSGWFVEGLLSQTLVVHMLRTQKIPFIQSTAALPVMLMTGLVMAMGIYLPFSPLGPLVGLQPLPWEYFPWLVATLIGYCTVAQLVKRAYIRRFGQWF; encoded by the coding sequence ATGACCGATATGATCACGCAAACGGGGTATCGCCGCGCCCGTAAAACCCCCACGGCCACTTTTGCGATTGCCCGTGAGGCGCAAAACAGCCTCGATCAAACGCTGGCTAACCTGAATACCCATCTGCACGGCTTAAGCCATGATGACGTCATTGAACGTCAGCAAACCTATGGCGAAAACCGCGTCGCCCATGAGAAAGCACCACACGCGCTGGTACAGTTAGCCGCCGCGTTTAATAACCCGTTTATTTACGTGCTGACCGCGCTGGCCGCTATCAGCTTTTTCACCGATTACTGGCTGCCGCTGCGCCATAACGAAGAGACATCACTCACCGGCGTGATCATCATTCTGGTGATGGTGAGCCTGAGCGGCCTGCTGCGCTTCTGGCAGGAATTTCGCACCAATAAAGCAGCAGAAGCGCTGAAATCCATGGTGCGGACAACGGCTACCGTACTGCGCCGCCCTCACGCCAGCGCCAACGCCGTCATGCAGGAAATCCCGCTTCAGCAGTTGGTGCCCGGCGATATTCTGCTGCTTTCCGCTGGCGATATGGTGCCTGCGGATGTGCGGCTGGTGGAATCACGCGATCTGTTCGTCAGTCAGGCGGTACTAACCGGTGAATCACTGCCGATCGAAAAATACGACGTGTTCAGCGATATCAGTGCCAAAGGCTGCCAGCCCACAAGCTGCGTCGGCGAAAGCGATCTGCTGTCGTTATCCAACATCTGCCTGATGGGAACCAACATTTCCAGCGGCACGGCAACGGCCATCGTCGTGGCGACCGGTAGCCATACTTACTTTGGCTCGCTGGCGAAATCCATCGTCGGCACCCGTTCCCAAACTGCCTTCGATCGCGGCGTCAACAGCGTAAGCTGGCTGCTGATCCGTTTTATGGTCGTGATGGTGCCCGTCGTGCTGCTGATCAACGGCTTCACCAAAGGCGACTGGATGGACGCCAGTCTGTTTGCGCTGGCGGTCGCGGTTGGCCTGACACCGGAAATGCTGCCGATGATCGTCTCGTCCAATCTGGCAAAAGGCGCGATTGCCATGGCACGGCGCAAAGTCGTGGTCAAACGCCTGAACGCGATTCAGAATTTTGGCGCGATGGATGTACTGTGCACCGATAAAACCGGTACGTTAACGCAGGATCGCATCATCCTTGAGCATCACCTGAATACGCAGGGTCAGGCCGATGAGAGCGTGCTGCAACTCGCCTGGCTCAACAGCGCGCATCAGAGCGGCATGAAAAACCTGATGGATCAGGCGATCATGCAGTTTGGCCGCCATAACCCCGCCATCGCCGCGCTGGGCCGCTATCGCAAAATCGATGAGCTGCCGTTTGATTTTATTCGCCGCCGCCTCTCCATCATCGTTGCGGATGAACACAACCAGCAACGCCTGATTTGCAAAGGCGCGGTAGAAGAAATGCTGTCTGTCGCCACACACGTGAATGAAAACGGACAGCGGTATGAACTGGACGATGAACGCCGTAATACGCTGAAAACGCTGGCGGAAAGCTACAATCAGCAAGGGTTTCGCGTGTTGATGATCGGCACCCGTGAGCTGAGTCCGGTGGGCAGCACGCTGCCACTCAGCGCCGAGGATGAACGCGGCCTGACCCTCTGCGGCCTGCTGACGTTCCTCGATCCGCCGAAAGAAAGTGCCTCTGCCGCCCTTCGTGCCCTGCATGAAAATGGTGTGACGGTTAAAGTCCTGACGGGCGATAACGCGATCATTACCAGCAAGATCTGCCGCGACGTCGGGCTGGAACCGGGCGACGTACTGGAGGGGAATGCGATCGATGCGCTCAGCGATGAGCAGCTTGGCGTATTGGTGGAACAGCGCACCATTTTTGCCCGGCTGACGCCGCTGCAAAAATCTCGCGTACTGAAGGCGCTGCAAGGCAATGATCATACGGTCGGCTTTTTAGGTGACGGTATCAACGATGCGCCCGCCCTGCGCGATGCCGATATCGGGATTTCTGTCGATACCGGCACGGATATCGCCAAGGAATCGGCTGATATCATTCTGCTGGAAAAGAATCTAATGGTGCTGGAGGAAGGCGTTATCAAAGGGCGTGAGACGTTCGGGAATATCATCAAATACCTGAACATGACCGCCAGTTCTAACTTCGGCAACGTGTTTTCGGTGCTGGTCGCCAGTGCCTTTATTCCGTTCCTGCCGATGCTGGCGATCCATCTGCTGATTCAAAACCTGATGTATGACATCTCCCAACTGTCGCTGCCGTGGGACAAAATGGATAAAGAGTTCCTGCGTAAACCACGCAAATGGGATGCTAAAAATATCGGTCGCTTCATGCTGTGTATCGGGCCGACGTCATCGATTTTTGACATCACCACCTACGCGTTGATGTGGTTCGTGTTTGCCGCTAACAGCGTAGAACATCAGGCACTGTTCCAGTCAGGCTGGTTCGTTGAGGGATTACTGTCACAAACGCTGGTGGTGCATATGCTGCGTACCCAGAAGATCCCGTTTATTCAGAGTACAGCGGCGCTGCCAGTGATGTTGATGACAGGATTGGTGATGGCGATGGGCATCTATCTACCGTTCTCACCACTAGGGCCGCTGGTCGGGTTACAGCCGCTACCGTGGGAATACTTCCCCTGGCTGGTCGCCACGCTGATTGGCTACTGCACCGTCGCTCAGTTGGTCAAACGCGCCTACATCCGCCGCTTTGGCCAATGGTTCTGA
- the rhaD gene encoding rhamnulose-1-phosphate aldolase yields MQAILSSWFVQGMIKATSDMWLKGWDERNGGNVSLRLTAEDVTPYESDFYPQPRHEALSQPMPELADCWFIVTGSGKFFRNVQLDPADSLVVLQVDSDGKGYRIFWGLTNGGLPTSELASHFQSHIVRMGVTHGHDRVIMHCHATNLIALSYVLELDTATFTRELWEGSTECLVVFPDGVGIVPWMVPGTDAIGDATSEQMKRHSLVLWPFHGIFGTGPTLDDAFGLIDTAEKSAEVMVKVRSMGGKKQTISTEELIALGKRFGVTPMEAALRV; encoded by the coding sequence ATGCAAGCAATTCTCTCTTCCTGGTTTGTACAGGGAATGATTAAAGCCACCAGCGACATGTGGCTCAAAGGCTGGGACGAACGTAACGGCGGTAACGTCAGCCTGCGCCTGACGGCTGAGGATGTGACACCTTATGAAAGCGACTTCTACCCGCAGCCGCGCCATGAGGCGCTATCACAACCGATGCCCGAACTGGCTGATTGCTGGTTTATCGTCACGGGTTCCGGCAAATTTTTCCGCAACGTTCAACTCGACCCGGCGGATTCACTGGTGGTATTGCAGGTTGATAGCGACGGCAAAGGCTACCGTATTTTCTGGGGGCTCACCAACGGTGGCCTGCCGACCTCTGAACTGGCCTCGCATTTCCAGTCGCACATTGTACGCATGGGCGTGACCCACGGGCACGACCGCGTCATCATGCACTGCCATGCGACCAATCTGATCGCCCTGAGCTATGTGCTGGAGCTGGATACCGCGACGTTTACCCGTGAACTGTGGGAGGGCAGCACGGAGTGTCTGGTCGTCTTCCCGGACGGCGTGGGCATTGTGCCGTGGATGGTGCCGGGCACCGACGCCATTGGCGATGCTACCTCTGAGCAAATGAAGCGTCATTCGCTGGTGCTGTGGCCCTTCCACGGCATTTTCGGCACAGGTCCGACGCTGGACGACGCCTTCGGCCTGATCGATACCGCAGAAAAATCCGCCGAAGTCATGGTGAAAGTCAGATCGATGGGCGGTAAGAAGCAGACGATCTCGACCGAAGAGCTGATCGCACTGGGTAAACGTTTTGGCGTCACCCCCATGGAAGCCGCGCTGCGCGTGTAG